A single region of the Zonotrichia leucophrys gambelii isolate GWCS_2022_RI chromosome 9, RI_Zleu_2.0, whole genome shotgun sequence genome encodes:
- the KNG1 gene encoding kininogen-1 isoform X2, with protein sequence MMRTNQPQERTHSVCLTPAPEKQKSFFSSKAVPLAFEFSDCDDPDVFKAVDAALKKYNEDEATGTQFALYVVMEAKRTAGPDPQFYVKYRILESTCASEENKHWQHCHYRVSAEAKTGECTARVHMNDADKTTNVSQECRIFSDVSKIRLTEAPCLGCFHPISSDGSEVSEILKKAIQKFNKHSDEPALFKLAEIKEAKRQVVAGWNYVIRYEIEETNCTKDQFQDLTPECKITSRGRVAKCEAKAFQNLHAEIVDTMSDCKLPVEETVVAAICPGCPRTIPTDSPELKELLKVSLEKYNSESDDDFYYKGGEIQSATIQVVAGKKYRVKFTVWKTNCSKSEFEKLNEDCTATSDSASLSCDAQIHVIPWQNKIYPQVNCSEEHQAMFYARRPPGFTPFRSTVMLSQPHAVSQADKNEGESQSPSTETRKDNGQEPEGEGEPEHKHRHKHRHKHGHGVKKNHDNDKRHRHDIGCGHRSGHGCGHKKHSKKNKHKHPNPKSSEESNERGFNRNETFPSSSSAESALELVSTGVAREETSRPAEPLIVPDTSLFNGLPDRPESPRPRCPGKPWKQLVGFPAPPSFPREFTNEDLLPSAAGNIDPATENNEKDFDLTDALA encoded by the exons ATGATGAGAACCAACCAACCCCAGGAACGCACTCATTCTGTTTGCTTAACTCCTGCtcctgaaaaacagaagag TTTTTTCTCTAGCAAAGCCGTTCCTCTTGCATTTGAGTTTTCAGACTGTGATGACCCTGATGTCTTTAAAGCTGTTGATGCAGCACTGAAGAAATACAATGAAGATGAAGCAACTGGTACCCAATTTGCTCTATATGTGGTGATGGAAGCCAAGAGAACT GCAGGTCCTGACCCACAGTTTTATGTGAAATACAGAATACTTGAAAGCACTTGTGCCAgtgaggaaaacaaacattgGCAACACTGTCATTACAGAGTATCTGCAGAGGCT AAAACAGGAGAATGCACAGCTCGAGTTCATATGAATGATGCTGATAAAACAACTAATGTTTCACAAGAGTGCAGAATTTTCTCAG atgTGTCAAAGATAAGACTTACTGAGGCTCCATGTCTTGGATGCTTTCATCCTATATCAAGTGATGGTTCAGAAGTGtcagaaattctgaaaaaagcCATTCAAAAGTTTAACAAGCACAGTGATGAACCTGCCCTTTTTAAGCTTGCGGAAATAAAAGAAGCTAAGAGACAG GTGGTAGCTGGATGGAACTATGTAATTAGATACGAAATTGAGGAGACTAATTGCACCAAAGACCAATTTCAAGATTTAACTCCAGAATGCAAAATCACTTCTAGAGGT CGTGTAGCTAAATGTGAGGCCAAAGCATTTCAGAATCTTCACGCAGAGATCGTAGATACCATGAGTGACTGCAAGCTTCCAG TTGAAGAAACAGTAGTTGCTGCCATTTGCCCAGGTTGTCCAAGGACTATCCCAACTGACAGTCCAGAACTGAAGGAGCTACTGAAGGTTTCTCTAGAGAAGTATAATTCAGAGAGCGATGATGACTTCTACTATAAAGGTGGAGAAATACAATCAGCGACAATTCAG GTGGTTGCAGGAAAAAAGTATCGAGTAAAATTTACAGTCTGGAAGACAAACTGCTCTAAGAGTGAGTTTGAGAAACTTAATGAAGACTGTACAGCCACATCAGACAGT GCCTCACTGTCATGCGATGCACAAATTCACGTGATCCCATGGCAGAATAAAATCTATCCCCAGGTGAACTGCTCTGAAGAGCACCAAGCG ATGTTCTATGCAAGGAGGCCTCCTGGATTCACACCTTTCCGGAGCACTGTCATGCTAAGCCAGCCACACGCAGTTTCACAGGCTGATaaaaatgaaggagaaagtCAAAGCCCCAGCACAGAAACAAGGAAAGACAATGGACAGGAACCAGAAGGTGAAGGTGAACCTGAGCATAAACACAGGCACAAGCACAGGCATAAGCACGGGCATGGAGTTAAAAAGAATCATGACAATGACAAAAGGCACAGGCATGACATTGGTTGTGGGCACAGAAGTGGCCATGGGTGTGGGCAtaaaaaacacagtaaaaaaaataaacataaacatccaaaccccaaatcttcTGAGGAGTCAAATGAAAGGGGTTTTAATCGAAATGAAACATTCCCATCATCATCCAGTGCTGAAAGTGCACTGGAGCTGGTTAGTACAGGGGTTGCAAGGGAGGAAACCAGTAGACCTGCAGAGCCACTAATTGTTCCTGATACTTCTTTATTTAATGGATTGCCAGATCGCCCAGAATCTCCTCGCCCCAGATGTCCTGGAAAACCATGGAAACAACTTGTGGGCTTTCCAGCCCCTCCTAGCTTTCCCAGAGAATTCACAAATGAGGATCTCTTGCCTTCTGCAGCAGGAAACATCGATCCAGCTACAGAAAACAACGAGAAAGACTTTGATCTCACAGATGCTTTAGCATAA